The following is a genomic window from Nicotiana tabacum cultivar K326 chromosome 3, ASM71507v2, whole genome shotgun sequence.
taaatgaaaaatttTGTTAAGGAAGAAAGCAGAGATCACTATGTCATTAGACAAAAAAGTACAATCAGTAGACAATGTCCTGTGATAAAGAATGCCAAAGCATCATCTAAAATGTCATAAAGGTGAATGTACATTTTACAGGGGACATAAGACTGTCATGTTCTTAGAGCAATTAGCACTTATTTCAGGGAAGAGTTAGCTTGGTTACTTATAGAACATTAGAAATTTGAAGCAGGCAAGGTAGCATCTATAGAAGTCGAAGACACTAGCTGCATCCTAAGACATATTAAATGCCAGAAAGAGGAGATAATAAAATCACATTGCAGATAGTTGATAGTTGATCAGCCCTATGTCATCCTTAATACCAATATTAATCAGGTTATATTAAAAAACGAACAGGATCTGAatcaaaaatatttattaaaaaaaaacactTATGAGACATATAAAGCATCTCCCTAAGTATATCCTTAATTCAGGAAAGAAGGAATTATTGACGATAAACAACTAGCTATATCTTCATTCATGTGATATAAAACATAAGGAGTAGCAGGCAAACACCTCAAAGACTGAATTCACTCAATTGGCTGCAAATGGTAGAGAAACCTACACCAGACAATTCTGCTAACTTTGAGTCATCAATCTTGAAAGTGAACAGGCTTGGAACAGGTTGCACAATAGAATGACCAAGTTGAGTGGCAAGATTGTAACCCTGAACAGGAAAAGATGGAAATTAAGTGAAGGAATGGATGCAAAAATGCTGCTAACTCATAACCAAACTGACCTGCTTACTACTCCCACTAGCAATTAGTAGATAATCAGCTTCAACGTGCTCCACATAATCAAGGCTACGTTTCTCAAGCTTGACTGCAAACTTGCCATCAGCAGTGGAAGATGCACCAGTAACAACTTTTCCTGTCTGCAACAAGACTACATAGAAAATCTCAAGTACAAGGTATATTGCATAGAAATTGCACAGAAAATGCAGGATAATATCTCGAACTATTTTACCGTTTAGACAGAACTTTTCCATCTCAAACTGGTGACTGAAacggaataaataaataaaggataaTTGAGTAAACTTCAAAACAAAGAAGGTAAACATACTATAAGTACATACCAGGTGCAGGTAGTCTTAACATAGGCATTAACTTGATGATTTTTTAACTTCTAACCTTGGTATACAGTAGTTTAAACCCAGAAGCAATTTCATAAACATGTTGACAATGGATGCTATAGGCAGATTGATTACAAAGAGGATAGTGTTGGGTTAATATTTTTGCAGTGTGAATAGAGATGAGGTTCATATTTCCCTGTTCCAATTTGTTTAAGCTGCCACTCTGCCTCCCATATTCTACcacaacaaagaaaataaatgatCCCATGTCTCAAATCCAAGATGTTCTTGGAAAATACTTGGTTTCAAGTACACGAGTAACACCATATTAGCATGTGACAGTGCGTACATGTGgggagagatagagagagatgcAGATATACACGTGAGCTAAAAGAAAACGTTTTGCTTTTAGGGAAGTGTGACATTACAAGAGTTGAAAGTCCAAAGCTACTCAATCAGACACTTTAGATAATGGATGTAGGCACCCATGCCCTTGGAGAACTTCAAGGATAGGAATATACAACGAGTAATGTGAATAATAGTAAAAGCTTATCCAACCATACATGCTCCCAAATAATTCTGAAAGGATAAAAAAAATTGTGATGGGATAGTTTATCTACCTCCGCTCCTCTTTGCCTCGGACATGAGGCAATCAATTATAGTAGATGAATTATCACTGGTGGGGAAGACCCTTCCGTCTTCCTCAATCTGAGGCAAATCAGCAGAATTACTTAGCAtcataagaagaaaagaaacataAAAAGGGTAGTTTTGGAGATTACTTTCAATGCCACGCCATGATCTGTGAACCAGGACATTGTATCCATTGGACCATGAATATGGAAAAAGGAGCCTCGGAATTCCTTATGACCCCTTGGATAGTTTTCTGCCAAAATCTGCAAACGAGGTTGGTTTTGAGTGAGCTTGACTTATATGCTGCTATATCTGAAGTTGAAAATGAGACTCGACTATCAGCACattttagaaaagaaaagaacacaCACACTCTTAGAGTCTTgctaattttagttgattttataaTTCTAATGAGCAACTGACAAACATCCTACTCAATGAGAATAGGCGAGTGCAAAATCTGGGTAAAGGGAGTTCAGACTTCAAATAGAAAATAGTAAGTATTTATTCAAACTGAATTACCTATTCATACTTCAATGTGTCATGTGCAAAAAGCATAGGCTAAAATGCATTTATCTTCAAATCCTTAAGGTATACAATCTTAGGAACAATAATTATTAGGTACATTGAATTCCCCAACCATCAAGGGGCGAAAATTACCGTTAAGCAATAGTCACTCTTCCACAAGTGCCATACTCCAAGAACTTTAAGCTTCGGGCACCAATTGTACATACTAGGGAGATTACATtcttaaattgaaaaagaaaacttTACCTTATTGTCAGGACAATGCCCATTAGTCACATTACAACGACCCCCTCCAGAGATTTTAACCTACCAAAACAAAAGACCACATTTTCCTCATTACAAACACAATTTAAATCCTCAAGAATTATGAGCAAAAGAGAAATAATACAACATTTCTCAAAGTTCTTAAAACAACAACTATGCTTCAATCTCAAACAAAGCAAGGGTTGGCTATATCCACCCTCCATACAATCATTCCCCTTTAGTCGGCTATATAATCGCTGCAATACATTTAAGGGCAAAGGGTCAAATTTGTCGCTAAGCTATGCGAAATGGTCTAGGTTTGCCTTCTGTTATTAGTTGGGATCAATTATGCTCATACCGTTAAAAAATTGGTCCGAGTCTGCCCTTATTGACAAAAGAAATCACAAGAATTCGCGATGTTTCCAAAGGGAAAAGTGTCAAATTTGTCCATGAACTATGCCAAATGGTCTAGATATACCTTCTTTAAAGAACTAACCTTTGATAAAGGTTTGGCTTTTTCAAAAACAACAACTTTAAGATGAGGAGCGAGAGTCTTGGCCCTTATAGCACCGTAAATTCCAGCTGCTCCGCCCCCTACTACTACTAAAAGCTCTTCACCTGCCTACTTTTAccaaaaacaccaaattaccGTAAGTTTGCAAAACAAAACTCAGAATCTTTGTATATTACTAGCAATGTTACCTTTGGAGCAGCTAAGGAGAAAGTAATTGCACTGAGCCTTCTGCGTCCACGGGTAGAGATTGAACAGGGATAGCTTCCTTTGAGATTGCTTGAAGTTTGAGAAGCAAATCCAACACGAAGAATGAATCGCTGGGATACCAAATTCATGATATGATaatgagaagttttattttgtgtgttGGATCATACAAGTTATACAGTAGTTTTATTCCGTGGACTCAATCTTATACTTCTTGTGGGTCCACACAAATTTGAAATTTAGGTCCACAAATATATGAGATAAGAAGAGCTTACTGCAACTATGTCAGTTGcataatacacaaaataaaatttttcatATGATAATATACCGTACTCGAGTCCCACCAGTTTCAGCACAAAACGCAAAACGAGCTCTCGACCAAACCACTTGGAGCATTAATAGTGCACGTAAGTggtacacaaaataaaatttttcatATGATAATATACCGTACTTGAGTCCCACCAGTTTTAGCACAAAACGCAAAACGAGCTCTCGACCAAACCACTTGGAGCATTAATAGTGCGCGTAAGTggtacacaaaataaaatttttcatATGATAATATACCGTACTCGAGTCCCACCAGTTTCAGCACAAAACGCAAAACGAGCTCTCGACCAAACCACTTGGAGCATTAATAGtgcacgtaagtggtacacttttAGTCTCCATGTTTGATATGAAAtaagtaaaatatttttcaatttttttatatttgattggcttaaatattttaaaaaatatttttctttctcgaaaatatttttcttgtcaAGGGAAGGAAAAATGTTTTTCAAAACTTTTCTTCAACCTTTCACACCCTTTTCTTCACTGTTTATATTTTCTAGCAATATACATAAATTACACAtttattatacataattatacacatataatacatacattatacatatattatatctccaccggctatttttagtttaagtagtTAGGTaggcggctatttgggttaactcttattctttttttatgatgtacaaaaaatattttctttcatttcaataaaatgatatagcaaaaagtattttcttttcatagtatagaaaaaataatttctttcattttgacaaaatgagtatttttttcAAGTTGTAGAAAGAGttatttctttttcaaccaaaaaaaagagtattttcttttagttgtgtAACACAAATTCCAACGTTGCTTTTGCGAGAAAAGGTAAAGCAACACATTAGTCCCTTTGGTTTgtgtaaatttttaaaagaataattaaattcttgaaaaaCAAAAAGTCTTGAAAACGTTGGGTAATTAGGattgggggaggggggagggacGAGGGGAGAGAGAAGGGGAGTACGGAAAACATGGGGATTTGGGATAAGGGGGAGGGGGTAAGAAAAGAGCATtaaaaatttctaaaaaatattttttactctctAAACAAACACTAGAAAAAAAAATCGGAAAAAGTTTGTTACTCACcaactaaacaaagaaaaataaatgataacCACTCATTTTCtaggaaaaaatttattttcatgtcaAATATGGAGACAAAAAGTGTACCACTTTATTAAAGAATGTGGATTATGGGTGCTTCATGTGAAAGAAATATGACTAGTTTGAGTTAAAGTCCAAAGATATTTGACTATTTTGGGTCTTTTCTCAAATATTGGTGACTCTTTTGGGTCTCCAGGATAGGAAAGGGGTGAATATAGTCCTCTACAAtttaaataaatagaataaaacaaTGTCGATCTCTTTTAtgttacttttaatttttttattaacaaaaagcataaaacaaaaaaaatttgtAAAGACCGAACAATCTAGTGCTTAACATCTTTAGTGATGCCATGGAGTGATAAATATTATAACTCGCAAACTTTAAATGGGGCAGGGCAGGGGAAGATTTAAATAGAGCAGGGCGGCCATGGGAaggctttttaaaaaaaaaattagtgtgTTAGGGCTGGGTGGGGCAAACTTTATTTTGGAATATGTGAAAGTTGCACTAATAATctatttgacattttaatttaATGATTCAGTATCACGTCTCTCCGTACCttctgttgttttttttctttgataAACGAACttattatgaaacaataaaagaagaagaagagtattgaatagaaaagtagagagaaagagaattcttatttatttgtgatgatttataATGGGATAAAACCCCTCTATTTGTAGGGAAAAagttgtttaccatgaaaatggtaataacaattaaatttgattatgaggttctaaaaatacgtgaactatttttatgctagttgttaagcaatgGATGCTAGGTAAAAGGTTAGAGATCAAGATTACAGCTTAGAAACGGTATGACAGTCGAACCAAACAGTTGGAGATCGGGGCCTCGAGCCGTCAATTATAATGCCTCGAGGTCGAGTTGGGTAACCGGCTTAGAGCGATCAAGGGAGGACTAACACTTTATGAGAGCTACGGCAAtgactctttatgatcaatgataggcaataaatgatgaacaatagaTAGAACACaacaaatgtaagcaataaatgggaGTAATGAGAGTAacagaatatgttagagagcaaagagaatgttcttgtgtatttagtattgagcaacagATCCTTACAAAGTAATAATGATCCTCTTTCTATATGAGGGGaaatcctaacatagtacaaatgcattaattacaaaaatatatgaaGATGGGACAGCTAGTTGATGTCATGACTAGGGTTTGAACTTAGCTCACcagactttgtcagctctagttATGCGctttgggaactccccactttttCATCATAACCGTTGGTCTGCACGGCCCCGAGGTCGAGCATCGATAGCCCTCGGGGGTGAACCTCGACCATAGTCTCGAACCTGTGAAATGTGCTTACGAGGCATCGCAACAACAGAAAATTGGACCCCCTGATtttaccgcatacagatagtccccgcgtttcttagagcgAAAGTGATAAGAAACAACCTCGAGTTCCTGCCCCTCTGGTACTTCCGCAACGACGACAGTCATAAGGTGCCAAAAGATCGCATACACACAACCCTTGAAAGCCTTCGTATTGATTACAGCGGTTGGTTGTCCTTTGGCCTCCTTCAACTCACGTGTGGGGCCTCTATAAATACCTCTTCTCGCATTCTTTATAACTCACTGCACCACCAAGCCCACAAAAAGATTCCTTCTACCttcacttttgttctttcttcgaAACGCAATTTCCCTTTCTCCTCTGAAATCTTTTAGGAATGGCGAAAACTTCCACCTCTGCTTCTTAGGAGAATGTGACCTCCTCCTCTTCGCTTCCATCTAAAGTCAAAGCAGTAGTGCCTCCTTGTGTTGAGGAATGCGTTCCAAGATCTTTTGCAATGGCTtccgatttcaaggtcgagagaCCTTCTTCGAAGTCGGGGCGTCGTGAGCCTGTGTCTCAGTATATTAGCTCTATAACAGACGTCAAAAGGGTGAGGATCGATTGTCGTTGGGGGGATGCGGTGCTTGTAGAGATCCCTTCTCGGGAGGAGGATATAACTACATACAAAGCCAATTTTCTCAGTGTATATACTTACCCATTTACCCTTGGGCCGGTGGGTCCATCCTTACCTCCGATAGATCCCGTGATTCTTAACTTCTGCCAACGGTATTAagtgaccctcggccaaattcacctTTCGTTCTGGTGCATTGTCTACATGATCAGGTACTATGTGAACATGATTGAGGACATGCCATTTACCCTCGATCGCCTGATCAGGATGTATAGCCCCCATCTCTTCCGTGGGGGTCTGATTAAGCTCAGTACCGAGCTTCGAGGTCCCTTTTCGCTTGCATCGAAGAAGTTGGGAACGGAGGGTGGATGAGCCACTTTATTCGAgttaggacttcggacctgattccggtGGAAAGGATGCCGTTCCCCGAGAGGTGGAACATGGAACATAAGTAGATACTTTATCTATCATTTCCTTGCTTCTTTTTAGGTACATTTTTCCACGCGCTTAAATTCTTCTGCTAATGCAGCCGTAGGAATTTACCTAGCGCAGTCACGGACCTCTCGGGCTGGGTCGGCCG
Proteins encoded in this region:
- the LOC107820281 gene encoding uncharacterized protein LOC107820281; translated protein: MLQVVWSRARFAFCAETGGTRRFILRVGFASQTSSNLKGSYPCSISTRGRRRLSAITFSLAAPKAGEELLVVVGGGAAGIYGAIRAKTLAPHLKVVVFEKAKPLSKVKISGGGRCNVTNGHCPDNKILAENYPRGHKEFRGSFFHIHGPMDTMSWFTDHGVALKIEEDGRVFPTSDNSSTIIDCLMSEAKRSGVLLQTGKVVTGASSTADGKFAVKLEKRSLDYVEHVEADYLLIASGSSKQGYNLATQLGHSIVQPVPSLFTFKIDDSKLAELSGVAFPKVKAKLHLEGILKSIPQLTQLGPMLVTHWGLSGPVVLRLSAWGARYLSSSDYKGTLCVDFTPDLHIEDLKSALICHKSQFLRQKVLNSYPSEFALVKRFWKYILDREGICGDMLWSSISNNMLFSVASLLKDCAFSVKGKGQFKDEFVTAGGVPLSEIYLDTMGSRIHSHLYFAGEVLNVDGITGGFNFQNAWTGGYIAGTSIGNLAGDRCYMTE